From a region of the Pseudoclavibacter endophyticus genome:
- a CDS encoding NAD(P)-dependent alcohol dehydrogenase: MPEHRTSAATAMTAAVSREFGAPEVVRHARVAKPRAPHPGEVLIGVRASTVSIADSRVRAKRVPTGTSLLASFTIGFRAPRIPVLGMDCSGIVEAVGEGVTHVAPGDEVIALLGSAFGGHAEYAIVGTTSTSVVRKPANLSFEEGAAIVFGGWTARTYLDVAGVKAGDTVLVNGASGAVGTAAVQLAAHAGAHVTGVCSARNADLVSSLGADRVIDYTTTDPVDDQTRYDIVVDNVGNIPFERLATAVKPGGTVLGVIAGLPDMIKAPMRGLRAGIRVVPANAPFDRHALERVAELATVGAFRPVIDRTYEFTDIVAAHRYVDTNRKRGNVVVRVP; encoded by the coding sequence ATGCCCGAGCACCGCACCAGCGCAGCCACCGCGATGACCGCCGCCGTCTCCCGCGAATTCGGCGCGCCGGAGGTCGTGCGTCACGCGCGCGTCGCGAAGCCCCGTGCGCCCCACCCCGGCGAGGTCCTCATTGGCGTCCGGGCTTCGACCGTGAGTATCGCCGACTCCCGCGTCCGCGCAAAGCGGGTGCCCACGGGCACGAGTCTGCTCGCGTCGTTCACGATCGGCTTCCGCGCCCCGCGCATCCCCGTGCTCGGCATGGACTGTTCCGGCATCGTCGAGGCCGTCGGCGAGGGCGTCACGCACGTCGCGCCGGGCGACGAGGTCATCGCCCTGCTCGGCTCCGCCTTCGGTGGGCACGCCGAGTACGCGATCGTCGGCACGACGTCGACCTCGGTGGTGCGCAAACCGGCGAACCTCTCGTTCGAGGAGGGCGCCGCCATCGTCTTCGGCGGCTGGACGGCGCGCACGTATCTCGACGTCGCCGGCGTCAAGGCGGGCGACACTGTGCTCGTCAACGGCGCATCCGGCGCGGTCGGCACGGCCGCCGTGCAGCTCGCGGCACACGCGGGTGCGCACGTGACCGGCGTGTGCAGCGCCCGCAACGCCGACCTCGTCTCGTCCCTCGGCGCCGACCGGGTCATCGATTACACGACGACCGACCCCGTCGACGATCAGACGCGCTATGACATCGTGGTCGACAACGTCGGCAACATTCCCTTCGAGCGCCTCGCCACTGCAGTGAAGCCGGGCGGCACGGTGCTCGGTGTCATCGCGGGCCTGCCCGACATGATCAAGGCACCGATGCGCGGGCTCCGCGCGGGCATCCGCGTCGTCCCCGCGAATGCCCCGTTCGACCGCCACGCGCTCGAGCGCGTCGCGGAGCTCGCCACCGTCGGCGCTTTCAGACCCGTCATCGACCGAACGTACGAGTTCACCGACATCGTCGCGGCGCATCGCTACGTCGACACGAATCGCAAGCGCGGCAACGTCGTCGTCCGCGTGCCGTAA
- a CDS encoding aconitase X swivel domain-containing protein, giving the protein MSVTEHSGGVTAPGDAVPPPLELVGRGLVPGVVEGEALVSSETVSGWGGIDPARGVIIERRHELQGVCFTGKVLVFPGAKGSSGWASFFQSTRLLGTAPLAMVFTTITTKAALGAVVTRVPSVSEFGDGVDPVAEIRTGDLVRVDGDRGVVTVLRRA; this is encoded by the coding sequence ATGAGCGTCACCGAGCACAGCGGCGGCGTGACCGCCCCCGGTGACGCGGTGCCTCCCCCGCTCGAGCTCGTCGGTCGCGGCCTCGTGCCGGGGGTGGTCGAAGGCGAGGCCCTCGTGTCGTCCGAGACTGTCTCGGGGTGGGGCGGCATCGACCCGGCCCGCGGCGTGATCATCGAACGCCGCCACGAGCTGCAGGGCGTGTGCTTCACGGGCAAGGTTCTGGTCTTCCCCGGCGCCAAGGGATCGAGCGGCTGGGCGAGTTTCTTCCAGAGCACGCGGTTGCTCGGCACCGCGCCGCTCGCCATGGTGTTCACGACGATCACGACGAAGGCCGCCCTCGGTGCCGTTGTAACGCGCGTGCCGTCGGTCTCCGAATTCGGCGATGGCGTCGACCCGGTCGCCGAGATCCGCACGGGGGATCTCGTGCGGGTCGACGGGGATCGCGGCGTCGTCACGGTGCTGCGCCGGGCGTGA
- a CDS encoding aconitase X gives MHLTDEEQRMREGVEGPATAAAMDLLVRYGEALGAERLCRVRNVAGTMTQPSPVKRKLVEEGGWAKSFSVINLDCDDDIPIPRMKVPTCQLQSGFGPDSIDIVPYPPENVELQTDGEAYFGAHGVNILSTCTPYQVGNLPVRGEHVAWMESSAVVYANSVLGARTNCEGTASTGAASLTGRVPYWGNHLDGERYGDALFQVDVATETFQDWGMLGYFVGDVVQEGKPVITGDALGFPELADLKHFGAATATAGGVELFHIPGITPEAATIEQAFGGRAAPEPVHFGERERRWAYDALNSQGESDEVDFVLLGCPHASIDQLQRAAAALEGKRLNPGTELWIMTPRALRTIADASGYTQVIERAGGRVLTDSCPAMSKAAPSGTRVFATDSAKQVHYLPAILGIEGWFGTLEECVDAAVTGRWRGELR, from the coding sequence ATGCACCTGACCGACGAAGAGCAGCGGATGCGCGAGGGCGTCGAGGGCCCGGCGACCGCGGCAGCCATGGACCTGCTCGTCCGCTACGGCGAGGCACTCGGTGCCGAGCGGCTGTGCCGCGTGCGCAACGTGGCCGGCACGATGACGCAACCGTCGCCCGTCAAACGCAAGCTCGTCGAGGAGGGCGGCTGGGCCAAGTCGTTCTCGGTGATCAACCTCGACTGCGACGACGACATCCCGATTCCCCGGATGAAGGTGCCGACGTGCCAGCTGCAGTCGGGCTTCGGTCCCGACTCGATCGACATCGTCCCCTACCCGCCGGAGAACGTCGAGCTGCAGACCGACGGCGAAGCGTACTTCGGCGCGCACGGCGTCAACATCCTCTCGACCTGCACGCCGTACCAGGTGGGCAACCTGCCGGTTCGCGGCGAGCACGTCGCGTGGATGGAGTCGTCGGCCGTCGTCTACGCCAACTCGGTGCTCGGGGCCCGCACGAACTGCGAGGGCACCGCCTCGACGGGCGCCGCCAGCCTCACCGGCCGCGTGCCCTACTGGGGCAACCACCTCGACGGCGAGCGCTACGGCGACGCGCTCTTCCAGGTCGACGTGGCGACCGAGACGTTCCAGGACTGGGGCATGCTCGGCTACTTCGTCGGCGACGTCGTTCAGGAGGGCAAGCCGGTCATCACGGGCGACGCACTCGGCTTTCCTGAGCTCGCCGACCTCAAGCACTTCGGCGCCGCCACCGCAACGGCCGGCGGCGTCGAGCTCTTCCACATCCCCGGCATCACCCCGGAAGCCGCGACGATCGAGCAGGCGTTCGGCGGCCGCGCCGCGCCAGAGCCGGTGCACTTCGGTGAGCGCGAGCGCCGCTGGGCCTACGACGCGCTCAACAGCCAGGGCGAGTCCGACGAGGTCGACTTCGTGCTGCTCGGCTGCCCGCACGCCTCCATCGATCAGCTGCAGCGGGCCGCGGCGGCCCTCGAGGGCAAGCGGCTCAACCCCGGAACCGAGCTGTGGATCATGACGCCGCGCGCGCTCCGCACCATCGCCGATGCCTCGGGCTACACGCAGGTCATCGAGCGCGCCGGTGGTCGAGTGCTCACCGACTCGTGCCCGGCCATGTCGAAGGCGGCGCCGAGCGGCACCCGCGTGTTTGCGACCGACTCGGCGAAGCAGGTGCACTACCTGCCCGCGATCCTCGGCATCGAGGGGTGGTTCGGCACCCTCGAGGAATGCGTGGACGCCGCGGTCACCGGCCGCTGGCGGGGCGAGCTGCGATGA
- the mgtE gene encoding magnesium transporter codes for MSESSTPDTINLLIDEGKLTELAEHLRASSERDTVWALERIPRDHAAIAFRLLEKDAAIEVFDALDPAAQADLVSELGHHHLADAFSQLDPDELARLLDELPARVAKRVLREFPPDQLEPVKTVLGYASGTVGREMSPVPLSVRASTTVADALDRVRASDHTIDELAGIPVVGDDGRFIGVAALLDLVRGRPDAPVADVLSDNPLVTHTGDSAEVLARHVLDDLDELFAPVLDREDRVVGTFTALDAARVSRNAVSEDQARAGASEPLGRPYLRTPVLRVAQSRVVWLLVLAVSAVLTVQVLEIFEATLDQVVALALFIPLVTGIGGNTGSQSATTVTRALALGDIRKRDVLRVAFKEVRTGLLLGVVLAVLAFLIASLVYGPAIGAVIGLTIAVNCPIAAMVGGVIPLLATACRVDPAVFSTPFISTFCDASGLLLYFTVARTVLQL; via the coding sequence ATGTCCGAGTCTTCGACGCCCGACACGATCAACCTCTTGATCGACGAAGGCAAGCTCACCGAACTCGCCGAGCACCTTCGCGCCTCGTCCGAACGCGACACGGTCTGGGCGCTCGAGCGCATCCCGCGCGACCACGCCGCGATCGCGTTCCGGCTCCTCGAAAAAGACGCCGCAATCGAGGTGTTCGACGCCCTCGACCCGGCTGCACAGGCCGACCTCGTCAGCGAACTGGGCCACCACCACCTCGCCGACGCGTTCTCGCAGCTCGACCCGGACGAGCTCGCTAGGCTCCTCGATGAGCTTCCCGCGCGCGTGGCGAAGCGCGTGCTGCGCGAGTTCCCGCCCGATCAGCTCGAGCCCGTCAAGACGGTCCTCGGCTACGCCTCGGGCACCGTCGGGCGAGAGATGTCACCCGTTCCGCTCTCGGTGCGGGCGAGCACCACCGTGGCCGACGCGCTCGACCGGGTGCGCGCCTCCGACCACACGATCGACGAGCTCGCCGGAATTCCCGTCGTGGGCGACGACGGGCGATTCATCGGTGTCGCGGCCTTGCTTGATCTCGTACGAGGCCGCCCGGACGCCCCCGTCGCCGACGTCCTCAGCGACAACCCGCTCGTGACGCACACCGGCGACTCCGCCGAGGTGCTCGCGCGTCACGTGCTCGACGACCTGGATGAACTCTTCGCGCCCGTGCTCGACAGGGAAGATCGCGTTGTCGGTACGTTCACCGCGCTCGACGCGGCCAGGGTGAGCAGGAACGCGGTGTCGGAGGATCAGGCCCGTGCCGGCGCGAGCGAGCCGCTCGGCCGCCCCTATCTTCGGACGCCCGTGCTGCGCGTTGCGCAGTCGCGCGTCGTGTGGCTCCTGGTGCTCGCCGTTTCGGCCGTCCTGACGGTGCAGGTGCTCGAGATCTTCGAGGCGACGCTCGATCAGGTCGTGGCGCTCGCGCTGTTCATTCCGCTGGTCACGGGCATCGGCGGCAACACGGGCTCGCAGTCGGCGACCACCGTGACGCGCGCACTCGCGCTGGGCGACATCAGGAAGAGAGACGTGCTCCGCGTCGCGTTCAAGGAGGTCCGCACTGGCCTGCTCCTCGGGGTCGTGCTCGCCGTCCTGGCGTTTCTCATCGCGTCGCTCGTGTACGGCCCTGCAATAGGTGCCGTCATCGGCCTCACCATCGCGGTCAACTGTCCCATCGCCGCGATGGTCGGCGGGGTCATCCCGCTTCTCGCGACGGCCTGCCGGGTCGATCCCGCAGTGTTCTCGACACCGTTCATCTCGACATTCTGCGACGCGAGCGGCCTGCTGCTGTACTTCACCGTCGCCCGCACGGTGCTGCAGCTGTAG
- a CDS encoding DUF3263 domain-containing protein, with amino-acid sequence MSPEQIVAFESRHPRPGVLKDNRIIAALGTTPTREYQALIDVVTSPERVKLDPVRAGRIWRWSRTGYAGDARRDRGHVLNTTCAGTGPFCPEWTYKQRNDEGSYSHLIPRE; translated from the coding sequence ATGAGCCCGGAGCAGATCGTCGCCTTTGAGAGCCGTCACCCGCGCCCGGGCGTATTGAAGGACAACCGGATCATCGCCGCGCTCGGGACGACGCCGACGCGGGAATACCAGGCGTTGATCGACGTCGTCACGAGTCCCGAGCGCGTCAAGCTCGACCCCGTCCGTGCCGGGCGCATCTGGAGGTGGTCGAGGACCGGATACGCGGGCGACGCGCGGCGTGACCGTGGACACGTTTTGAACACAACGTGCGCCGGAACGGGCCCATTTTGTCCCGAATGGACCTACAAGCAGCGGAACGACGAAGGCTCCTACTCCCACCTGATTCCGCGGGAGTAG